The Populus trichocarpa isolate Nisqually-1 chromosome 2, P.trichocarpa_v4.1, whole genome shotgun sequence genome has a window encoding:
- the LOC18096346 gene encoding ethylene-responsive transcription factor RAP2-12 has protein sequence MAEPETLKNPTTATTNKAQATKGPTARRFVGVRQRPSGRWVAEIKDSSQRVRLWLGTYDSPEAAARAYDEAARALRGGNARTNFASVNPSLNQSGSSPSNGGFNMPESDGRHSLSFSSLKARLSKNLQSIMARTTENKSTKNRVSDHFTFANIFHCRSYQYQNPVDTKNIQKVVQPSIIVPRVSGHEPSYSWETSSVSDCSNGWIGFRQHGLDSDGSDIGEVITVNADQMMGWIDSPDASTCCGECSRSKRFKVSSSVVVPPTFSGSPSFCASPSFSGSAFHGEN, from the coding sequence ATGGCAGAGCCTGAAACACTGAAAAACCCTACTACTGCGACCACAAACAAGGCACAAGCAACCAAAGGCCCTACAGCTAGGAGATTTGTTGGAGTCAGGCAAAGGCCATCCGGAAGATGGGTAGCTGAAATAAAGGATTCATCTCAACGTGTAAGGTTATGGTTAGGAACGTATGATTCGCCTGAAGCGGCAGCTAGAGCCTATGATGAAGCTGCTCGTGCCCTACGGGGAGGGAATGCCAGAACCAATTTTGCTTCGGTTAATCCTAGCTTAAACCAGTCTGGATCGTCCCCTTCTAATGGTGGGTTCAACATGCCAGAGTCTGATGGGAGGCACAGTCTTAGCTTCTCTTCGTTGAAGGCTAGATTGAGCAAGAATCTACAGAGTATCATGGCTAGGACGACAGAGAATAAGTCAACAAAAAATAGAGTGAGTGACCACTTTACTTTTGCTAATATATTCCACTGTAGGAGCTACCAATACCAAAACCCGGTGGATACGAAGAACATTCAGAAAGTTGTGCAGCCAAGCATCATTGTGCCCCGTGTATCAGGTCATGAGCCTTCTTATTCCTGGGAAACATCTAGTGTTTCAGATTGTAGCAATGGATGGATCGGATTCAGACAACATGGGCTTGATTCAGATGGATCTGATATTGGAGAAGTCATCACTGTTAATGCTGATCAAATGATGGGTTGGATTGATAGCCCAGATGCCAGTACTTGTTGTGGAGAGTGTTCAAGGAGTAAGAGGTTCAAGGTTTCTTCTTCTGTTGTCGTTCCTCCAACCTTTAGTGGGTCTCCATCCTTTTGTGCGTCTCCTTCCTTCAGTGGCTCTGCATTTCATGGTGAGAACTAA